The following coding sequences lie in one Corynebacterium anserum genomic window:
- a CDS encoding adenylosuccinate synthase: MAAIIVVGAQWGDEGKGKATDILGGHVDYVVKPNGGNNAGHTVVVGGEKYELKLLPAGVLSENALPIIGNGCVVNLEALFEEIDGLEARGAKASRLKVSANAQLVAPYHVAIDRVAERFLGKRAIGTTGRGIGPTYADKVSRVGVRAQDVLDESILRQKIESALEQKNQILVKIYNRKAVDVDEVVEYFMSYAERLKPMLIDATYELNKGLDEGKHVLMEGGQATMLDVDHGTYPFVTSSNPTTGGACVGSGIGPTRITSSLGIIKAYTTRVGAGPFPTELFDKWGEFLQTTGGEVGVNTGRKRRTGWYDSVIARYASRVNGFTDLFLTKLDVLTGIGEIPICVAYDVDGVRHDEMPMTQTEFHHATPIYETMPAWDEDITGCTSFEELPEKAQDYVRRLEELSGCRISYIGVGPGRDQTIVINNVLED, translated from the coding sequence ATGGCAGCAATCATTGTCGTCGGTGCCCAATGGGGCGACGAAGGTAAAGGCAAGGCCACCGACATCCTCGGCGGCCACGTCGACTACGTTGTGAAACCAAACGGAGGCAACAACGCAGGTCACACCGTGGTCGTCGGCGGCGAAAAATACGAGCTGAAATTGCTCCCGGCGGGTGTGCTCTCCGAAAACGCGCTTCCGATCATCGGCAATGGGTGCGTGGTGAACCTCGAAGCGCTATTTGAGGAGATCGACGGTCTCGAAGCCCGTGGTGCTAAAGCATCCCGATTGAAAGTGTCCGCCAATGCGCAGCTGGTCGCTCCCTACCATGTCGCCATCGACCGGGTAGCAGAGCGCTTCCTAGGCAAGCGAGCCATTGGCACCACCGGCCGTGGCATCGGCCCCACCTACGCAGACAAGGTTTCCCGCGTTGGCGTGCGGGCACAGGATGTGCTTGATGAGTCTATTCTGCGGCAAAAGATCGAGTCTGCGCTTGAGCAAAAGAATCAGATCCTCGTGAAGATCTATAACCGCAAGGCCGTCGACGTGGACGAGGTTGTGGAGTACTTTATGTCCTACGCCGAGCGCTTAAAGCCAATGTTGATCGACGCCACCTATGAGCTCAACAAGGGGCTTGACGAGGGCAAACACGTCCTTATGGAGGGGGGACAAGCAACGATGCTCGACGTCGACCACGGCACCTATCCATTCGTGACGTCCTCGAACCCGACGACCGGCGGGGCATGCGTGGGTTCAGGTATTGGTCCGACTCGCATCACCTCTTCTCTGGGCATTATCAAGGCCTACACCACCCGTGTGGGTGCAGGTCCGTTTCCCACCGAGCTATTCGACAAGTGGGGTGAGTTCTTGCAAACCACCGGCGGGGAAGTGGGTGTGAATACAGGCCGGAAGCGCCGCACTGGCTGGTACGATTCCGTCATTGCCCGCTATGCCTCCCGCGTTAATGGCTTCACCGATTTATTCCTGACGAAGCTGGATGTGCTTACCGGTATCGGCGAGATCCCCATCTGTGTGGCCTATGATGTGGACGGTGTACGCCACGATGAAATGCCGATGACGCAGACTGAGTTCCACCATGCGACGCCGATTTACGAAACCATGCCCGCGTGGGACGAGGACATTACGGGCTGCACCAGCTTCGAAGAGCTTCCAGAGAAGGCTCAGGATTATGTCCGGCGTCTGGAGGAACTGTCCGGCTGCCGTATCTCCTACATTGGTGTGGGGCCCGGCCGTGATCAGACTATTGTCATCAATAACGTGCTGGAAGACTAG
- a CDS encoding YhgE/Pip domain-containing protein, giving the protein MASYHESAHKDSTNTESIPAETAHTPQHKKTAHKNGPSALKRVLVTLLLVLPVVGAAAYMWAMWDPKTYLKDIPLAVVNEDVGVGEGKDFTNYGEQIADGMLDLDYLNFNKATAEEAHDKLERGEYMMVVTIPKDFSTKAATIIDDQPVKPKINFDLNDFYGTQSGFITGSLIPELQASVSQAVTAEYASEVVHGLNDLSKGLGDASNGANQLNDGAGQLRDRGAEAVDGIGQLKGGSTELRAGAGELHTGAGQLANGAGQLKDGALQLSNGMDELRAGTGQLADGAGQIKDGVKELTDMLIPLLSTAQGPSQNLRPVVGVLRGMGMNKEATELESLLNDLNPQNPQNLVTQLGQLRDGTAELHRNLADPHSEYLGGVIQLQDGAHQLRDGSKELSDGANQLSNGSGQLADGTVQLDDGLTELNTGAGQLKDGMDQLKDGTQQLATGLADGVKQAPNIKQPEVSSANMATPIDFTTDNINPVQTAISTEDPTLTKLTSGTSILLVILFAFLGMAILALMLPAVLRRRNSRSVNATAHAEDGDPGVHAGHGDQGLRADGGDQGAHGAAHLHTDHGTAAGVFGGYALLFGASLAVMALLTVVSTSLGWKPASWGPALIVLALIVGAGTAVYQFLRTAFGHITGGALIIATFVLGLFASGAVWPADATPRPLKILHLLNPMGYARDAFTRATSGIYDGLFMRGISGLIAFIVIGVLASVVVHRFKAHRGAAETPII; this is encoded by the coding sequence ATGGCTAGCTATCACGAGTCGGCACATAAGGACTCGACAAATACTGAGTCGATCCCAGCGGAAACCGCACACACCCCACAGCACAAGAAGACGGCCCATAAAAATGGGCCATCCGCCCTGAAACGAGTGCTCGTGACTCTTCTCCTCGTTCTCCCAGTCGTCGGCGCTGCAGCCTACATGTGGGCAATGTGGGATCCCAAAACTTACCTCAAAGATATTCCACTCGCTGTGGTCAACGAAGATGTTGGCGTCGGAGAAGGAAAAGACTTCACCAACTACGGCGAACAAATCGCCGACGGCATGCTAGACCTCGACTACCTCAACTTCAACAAAGCCACCGCCGAGGAGGCACACGACAAACTCGAACGCGGCGAATACATGATGGTAGTCACCATCCCCAAGGACTTCTCCACCAAAGCAGCTACCATCATCGACGACCAACCAGTCAAACCGAAAATCAACTTCGACCTCAACGATTTCTACGGCACACAAAGCGGCTTCATCACCGGCTCACTCATTCCCGAACTGCAGGCCAGCGTGTCACAAGCCGTCACAGCCGAATATGCCTCCGAAGTTGTCCACGGCCTCAACGACCTCTCGAAAGGTCTCGGCGACGCCTCCAACGGCGCAAATCAACTCAACGATGGTGCCGGACAACTGCGCGACAGGGGCGCTGAAGCTGTAGATGGCATTGGTCAGCTAAAGGGCGGTTCCACCGAACTGCGTGCCGGCGCAGGCGAACTACACACAGGCGCCGGCCAGTTAGCCAACGGTGCAGGCCAACTCAAAGACGGAGCACTACAACTCTCCAACGGAATGGACGAACTTCGAGCAGGCACAGGCCAACTAGCCGATGGCGCCGGCCAGATCAAAGACGGTGTGAAAGAACTCACCGACATGCTCATCCCACTTCTTTCTACCGCCCAAGGCCCCTCCCAGAACCTTCGTCCAGTCGTCGGTGTGCTGCGCGGCATGGGAATGAATAAAGAAGCCACTGAACTGGAAAGCCTGCTCAACGACCTCAACCCACAGAATCCACAGAATCTCGTCACACAGCTCGGCCAACTGCGTGACGGAACCGCAGAGCTACACCGCAACCTTGCCGATCCCCACTCCGAATACCTCGGCGGTGTCATCCAGCTACAGGACGGTGCCCACCAACTGCGCGATGGCTCCAAAGAACTCTCTGACGGTGCCAACCAGTTATCCAACGGTTCCGGCCAACTCGCCGACGGAACCGTACAGCTGGACGACGGCCTTACCGAACTCAACACCGGCGCCGGCCAACTCAAAGACGGTATGGATCAGCTCAAAGACGGTACTCAGCAGTTGGCCACAGGGCTTGCTGATGGTGTTAAACAAGCACCGAACATCAAGCAGCCAGAAGTTTCCTCGGCTAACATGGCCACGCCCATCGACTTCACCACTGACAACATCAACCCAGTACAGACCGCTATCAGCACCGAAGACCCAACCCTAACCAAACTGACCAGCGGCACATCCATCCTGCTCGTAATTCTTTTCGCTTTCCTCGGTATGGCCATCCTTGCACTGATGCTGCCAGCCGTCCTCCGGCGGAGGAATTCGCGCAGTGTAAACGCTACCGCCCATGCAGAGGACGGTGACCCGGGCGTCCACGCAGGCCACGGTGACCAGGGTCTTCGTGCGGACGGCGGTGACCAAGGTGCCCACGGCGCTGCACACCTTCATACAGACCACGGAACCGCTGCAGGCGTCTTCGGCGGCTATGCCCTGCTATTCGGCGCTAGCCTCGCAGTAATGGCTCTGCTCACGGTCGTTTCCACTTCCCTTGGCTGGAAGCCGGCCAGCTGGGGCCCTGCGCTGATTGTGCTCGCGCTCATCGTTGGTGCCGGCACTGCCGTGTATCAATTCCTACGCACTGCGTTCGGTCACATCACCGGCGGCGCACTGATCATTGCAACTTTCGTACTTGGCCTCTTCGCGTCGGGTGCTGTTTGGCCCGCCGACGCCACTCCCCGCCCACTCAAAATCCTCCATCTCTTGAACCCGATGGGTTACGCCCGCGACGCATTCACTCGCGCCACCTCAGGCATCTATGATGGCCTGTTCATGCGCGGGATTTCGGGGCTGATTGCATTCATCGTCATTGGTGTCCTCGCTAGCGTGGTTGTACACCGCTTCAAAGCCCACCGTGGAGCAGCTGAAACCCCCATCATCTAG
- a CDS encoding nucleoside hydrolase has protein sequence MTLPRVIADVDTGIDDALALAWLGCLHAKGKIELTVTTSAGNTTVTNAARNSNAVLRMTGSRARAIPGLPRPRVCPLTTTPETHGPGGLGYWADHIPEDEPDAGRSFLEAWRAAEPTHVLVAGPATNLAYVLDHAPRLLENTHVTLMTGAFTYPGNTTPTAEWNAWVDPHALKHVLANWPVSSPLLTICPLNSTERVLLTPQRLQQVLRGLSLAQAELADLLLDATRFYFEFHESVGVGYQAQIHDLAAAQVLLRDELWILRGDVDKKKATVDVEADSELLRGTTVADWDCRYWGRKPNAEIVTRIEAESVFTTFEKALG, from the coding sequence ATGACTCTCCCCCGTGTTATTGCAGACGTTGACACCGGTATTGACGATGCCCTTGCCCTTGCTTGGCTTGGGTGTTTACATGCGAAGGGGAAGATTGAACTTACGGTTACTACTTCTGCAGGCAACACCACGGTGACTAATGCTGCTCGCAATTCCAATGCTGTTTTGCGTATGACTGGCTCTCGTGCTCGTGCTATTCCCGGTCTTCCTCGTCCGCGGGTTTGTCCTCTTACGACTACGCCGGAGACTCATGGCCCAGGTGGTCTGGGGTATTGGGCCGATCATATTCCTGAGGATGAGCCGGATGCGGGGCGTAGTTTTTTGGAGGCTTGGCGAGCCGCTGAACCTACGCATGTGTTGGTCGCGGGGCCGGCTACGAATCTTGCTTATGTTTTGGATCATGCGCCGCGCCTTCTGGAGAATACGCATGTCACACTGATGACTGGTGCGTTTACTTATCCAGGTAATACGACTCCGACAGCGGAGTGGAATGCGTGGGTTGATCCGCATGCGCTTAAGCATGTTTTGGCGAATTGGCCTGTGTCTTCGCCTTTGTTGACTATTTGTCCGCTTAATTCTACGGAGAGGGTGTTGCTTACTCCGCAGCGTTTGCAGCAGGTCTTGCGTGGTTTGTCTCTTGCTCAGGCTGAGCTTGCCGATCTTCTTCTCGACGCCACCCGCTTCTATTTCGAGTTCCATGAAAGCGTGGGGGTGGGTTATCAGGCACAGATTCACGATCTTGCCGCTGCACAGGTGTTGTTGAGGGATGAGTTGTGGATTTTGCGTGGGGATGTTGACAAGAAGAAAGCCACGGTGGATGTGGAGGCAGATTCGGAGTTGCTTCGTGGTACGACGGTGGCAGATTGGGATTGCCGTTATTGGGGTAGGAAGCCGAATGCGGAGATTGTGACGCGCATTGAAGCGGAGTCTGTGTTTACTACGTTTGAGAAGGCTTTGGGCTAG
- a CDS encoding LuxR C-terminal-related transcriptional regulator, whose protein sequence is MHTAIAHHTQHPPNTEPKASLPITLDARTVLTHPQLNGTLSLSAEQEKIVVCIQKGMTNRQIAAEMNYAEITVKKKYHIY, encoded by the coding sequence TTGCACACGGCAATTGCTCACCACACTCAACACCCACCCAACACCGAACCAAAGGCCAGTCTGCCGATCACTCTGGATGCCCGCACCGTACTCACCCACCCACAGCTCAACGGCACTTTGTCTCTATCCGCTGAGCAAGAGAAAATCGTTGTCTGCATACAAAAAGGCATGACAAACCGACAGATTGCGGCTGAAATGAACTATGCAGAGATCACCGTAAAGAAAAAATATCACATTTATTAA
- a CDS encoding SDR family NAD(P)-dependent oxidoreductase — MSDSSAFRRRRTDSRRGLGTSSPADSRGDSGTGSFGDSYDNSQRGEDMPPRQRMSSNSQRQVLITGAASGLGLAMAKIYLEQGCKVWITDLNVTTPPDISALSGDWEYLQLDVTNDEHWNAAVKTVGNLDVLVSNAGIAVGGQIEKISMDTWQRALDINVLGAVRAVRAFSPLMNDGARIAITSSLAGLVHAPLMSTYNTTKAACVALAETLDAEFHHRNISVSAICPQFFRSGLAGSLTGDDEKADDFARKLLGGTYLTSETVARRSVQLLEKRRRVIVPDAFSIANWYIKRFIRPLHLTGVRFIGNIIARRR; from the coding sequence ATGAGTGACTCTTCTGCTTTTAGGCGTCGGCGTACTGATTCTCGGCGGGGTCTGGGTACCAGTTCTCCCGCTGATTCTCGTGGGGATTCGGGCACTGGTTCTTTTGGGGATTCATACGACAATTCTCAACGGGGTGAGGACATGCCACCCAGGCAGCGCATGTCTAGTAATTCACAGCGACAGGTGCTTATCACCGGAGCTGCATCAGGTCTTGGCCTTGCGATGGCCAAAATCTACTTAGAACAAGGCTGCAAGGTATGGATTACAGATCTGAACGTCACTACACCACCGGACATTTCCGCGCTGTCAGGGGACTGGGAATACCTTCAGCTCGACGTAACCAATGATGAACACTGGAATGCTGCGGTCAAGACGGTAGGAAACTTAGATGTGCTGGTGTCGAATGCCGGCATCGCTGTAGGCGGGCAGATTGAGAAGATCTCCATGGATACATGGCAACGTGCCTTGGATATTAACGTACTAGGAGCAGTGCGTGCTGTTCGTGCTTTTTCACCATTGATGAACGACGGAGCTCGCATCGCAATCACCTCCTCCCTTGCCGGCTTAGTACACGCCCCGTTAATGAGCACCTACAACACCACGAAAGCTGCGTGTGTCGCTCTGGCAGAAACCCTCGATGCTGAGTTTCACCACCGCAACATTTCAGTCAGCGCGATATGCCCGCAGTTTTTCAGATCCGGATTAGCGGGATCCCTGACGGGTGATGACGAGAAAGCCGACGATTTTGCGCGAAAGCTGCTGGGTGGAACCTATTTGACGTCGGAAACGGTTGCACGCCGTTCCGTGCAACTTTTAGAAAAAAGGCGGAGAGTAATCGTTCCGGATGCCTTTTCCATCGCCAATTGGTACATCAAACGCTTCATCAGACCGCTGCACCTGACCGGGGTACGTTTTATCGGAAATATCATTGCGCGTCGCCGTTGA
- a CDS encoding 2OG-Fe(II) oxygenase → MTNNQLIKVIDDALPEDLFAQALKDIQTEKLSATLGSINPIFDGFASRGPAREGFDPESKWRKELFQVLTTNSGIDVKQFYWRSTIYASGSGISWHLDQGDGRSYAFNYYCIDTWDIDWGGELLYLNKPVSTRQGLSEGALSSAGSELQLIYPRPNRLALIYPGCAHRVTPVSKRAGDHYRSTWTGFAF, encoded by the coding sequence GTGACGAATAACCAGTTGATCAAAGTGATTGATGATGCTCTACCTGAGGATCTCTTCGCGCAAGCACTGAAAGATATCCAAACGGAAAAGTTGTCGGCCACGCTTGGCTCTATCAATCCAATTTTCGATGGATTCGCATCCAGAGGCCCAGCGAGGGAGGGATTTGATCCAGAATCAAAGTGGCGGAAGGAGTTATTCCAGGTTCTCACTACCAATTCTGGCATCGATGTAAAGCAATTTTATTGGCGGTCTACTATCTACGCCTCTGGTTCAGGTATCTCCTGGCACCTAGACCAGGGTGACGGACGTTCATATGCTTTTAATTATTACTGCATCGACACTTGGGACATCGACTGGGGAGGGGAGCTACTTTATCTAAACAAGCCAGTCTCAACTCGACAAGGTCTAAGTGAGGGTGCATTATCCTCAGCTGGATCCGAGCTTCAGCTAATTTACCCTCGACCTAACCGACTTGCTCTGATCTACCCAGGCTGCGCACATCGTGTTACTCCAGTTTCTAAACGCGCCGGTGATCATTACAGGTCTACATGGACAGGGTTTGCTTTCTAA
- a CDS encoding DUF2087 domain-containing protein — translation MDPLWHAESPLKYLGIDAGNGEGSLYPKLKDRIDSYSFAEVINADYKEVLRFLGSTYDLVIVDIGRPSDNLVLLNSLIPIINPGGTLVLHEPLEVQPFNISGRRVVQRGYSIAWNLLKVFPQEAFETLTLPEFHKTAQAGVGILRKKTKFEQTRDPKHLLKELQTCQDVPTGNLEHFREISSSSERRLLDVIRDKSFLQIMALSTLGEISAPQIAKQLGISVKKVQKHISNLEDLGINLEDTSPLDSVLNRRISELPDSSSILKLTHADYTRISNYLFLQDRLYTEKTVNWILSHVQSDYAELRRRLVDLGLLTRENNSQTYRRE, via the coding sequence GTGGATCCGCTTTGGCACGCTGAGTCACCGCTTAAGTACCTTGGAATTGATGCAGGAAATGGAGAAGGAAGCCTTTACCCGAAGCTAAAGGATAGAATCGATTCCTACAGCTTCGCCGAGGTTATCAACGCCGACTATAAAGAAGTTCTTCGATTTCTAGGCAGCACCTATGACCTAGTCATCGTAGATATCGGTAGACCCAGTGACAACCTAGTGCTCTTGAATTCGCTGATCCCCATAATCAACCCTGGAGGAACGCTTGTCCTGCATGAACCTTTGGAGGTTCAGCCTTTCAATATCAGTGGCAGGAGGGTTGTGCAGCGAGGCTACTCAATTGCTTGGAATCTATTAAAGGTTTTTCCGCAGGAGGCCTTCGAAACGCTCACTCTTCCTGAATTCCATAAAACGGCACAAGCCGGCGTAGGAATTTTACGTAAGAAAACCAAGTTTGAGCAAACTCGCGATCCGAAGCATTTACTGAAAGAGCTCCAAACCTGTCAAGACGTACCCACCGGAAATCTGGAGCACTTTAGGGAAATTTCTTCATCTTCCGAAAGGCGTCTACTCGACGTCATTCGAGATAAGTCCTTTCTTCAGATTATGGCACTATCTACCCTTGGTGAAATATCCGCTCCTCAAATTGCAAAACAATTAGGAATTAGCGTAAAAAAGGTTCAAAAACATATTTCCAACTTAGAGGACCTAGGAATCAATTTAGAGGACACTTCCCCCCTGGATTCGGTACTTAATAGAAGAATTTCTGAACTGCCCGATAGTAGCTCAATCTTAAAGCTCACACATGCAGATTATACGCGCATTTCTAACTATCTATTCCTGCAAGATAGACTATATACAGAAAAAACAGTTAACTGGATACTCTCCCACGTACAGTCAGATTATGCCGAACTAAGGAGGCGTCTTGTGGACTTAGGACTACTGACCCGAGAAAATAACTCGCAGACATATCGGAGGGAATAA
- a CDS encoding endonuclease/exonuclease/phosphatase family protein, with the protein MSQPQKKNERERRFFRAMVRHVSAPMLVISILWLSTVIWPPNVTAHWPFVSALQASAFCAAITAVFAVGLFRSALRAFLFALIAVVLVAAVPRIPALFVSDATADSVRVLALNTYLGQADDHAIAERVKELKPDVLILSETNPDEVEQVASETTMVPTNTAEPGKGGADAVAILLRQGSDFGAHQDLGLTRFQNPMVTRPVLTPGGKPLHVVGAHLVAPIGNDRPEWDQELKNIAEWTDGKKATGTSGVIVAGDFNATRSHPRFRDINLKDCTGHMAHTPTWPTVMPVLRLDHIMTTGTCHGAGTVRVAGTDHRGVWADITA; encoded by the coding sequence GTGAGTCAGCCACAGAAGAAAAACGAACGCGAACGCCGGTTCTTCCGCGCCATGGTTCGCCACGTCTCTGCACCGATGCTCGTCATCTCGATCCTGTGGCTATCCACCGTGATATGGCCACCCAACGTCACTGCGCATTGGCCGTTCGTCTCCGCTCTACAAGCCAGCGCCTTCTGTGCGGCGATCACTGCCGTATTCGCAGTGGGTTTGTTCCGCTCTGCGCTCCGTGCCTTTCTCTTTGCCCTTATTGCTGTGGTCTTGGTCGCTGCCGTGCCGCGAATACCCGCCCTCTTTGTGTCCGACGCCACCGCGGACTCCGTCCGCGTCCTCGCCCTCAACACATACTTGGGTCAGGCAGATGACCACGCTATCGCAGAGCGCGTGAAGGAACTCAAGCCAGACGTGCTCATCCTTTCGGAGACCAATCCGGACGAGGTGGAACAGGTGGCGTCGGAAACCACAATGGTTCCCACCAACACAGCAGAGCCGGGGAAAGGAGGGGCGGACGCGGTGGCTATCCTGCTGCGCCAGGGCTCAGACTTCGGTGCTCATCAAGACCTAGGCCTCACACGTTTCCAGAATCCAATGGTGACCCGACCAGTGCTGACACCAGGCGGCAAACCCTTGCATGTGGTGGGTGCACATCTTGTCGCGCCGATCGGCAACGACCGGCCAGAATGGGACCAGGAGCTGAAAAACATTGCCGAGTGGACAGACGGGAAGAAAGCGACGGGCACGTCAGGGGTGATCGTGGCTGGTGATTTCAACGCCACGCGTTCACACCCGCGTTTCCGAGACATCAATCTCAAAGACTGCACCGGACACATGGCTCACACGCCCACATGGCCGACGGTCATGCCAGTGCTCCGATTGGATCACATCATGACCACGGGAACATGCCACGGTGCGGGAACAGTACGAGTGGCAGGCACTGATCATCGAGGGGTATGGGCGGACATCACTGCATAA
- a CDS encoding DUF3151 domain-containing protein, translating into MNEHIRNGRDLFGATHPEVRLPEELRTAVTADVAGADIETLEALAEANPKDSGAWAALANRHLAAGNAITGYACARTGYHRGLDALRAHGWRGTGPVPWDHLPNRGVLRAIGALVSAARVIGEDEEVTRCLNLLHDCDPAAAPAMRLLDN; encoded by the coding sequence GTGAATGAACACATCCGTAATGGCCGCGACCTATTTGGAGCAACTCACCCAGAAGTTCGCCTACCTGAGGAACTGCGCACTGCCGTGACCGCTGATGTCGCCGGTGCCGATATCGAAACTCTAGAAGCTCTGGCAGAGGCTAACCCCAAAGACTCCGGAGCTTGGGCGGCGCTGGCTAACCGCCACCTGGCGGCCGGTAACGCCATCACCGGATACGCTTGCGCGCGCACTGGTTATCACCGTGGTCTTGATGCTTTGCGCGCCCACGGTTGGAGGGGCACTGGTCCTGTCCCGTGGGATCATCTGCCCAACCGTGGAGTGTTGCGAGCTATTGGCGCCTTAGTCTCCGCGGCACGTGTCATCGGGGAAGATGAAGAGGTCACGCGTTGCCTCAACCTGCTCCATGACTGTGATCCTGCAGCTGCACCGGCGATGCGCCTGCTCGATAATTAA
- a CDS encoding FUSC family protein, with protein sequence MVQHTEGEKWSEPLDPSRPALGRLRHLVRRSPGVRAAATSLRRVAPIKAIMRVRDTMIFAIQCAIAAGLALWIAQDVVGHRQAFFAPIAAVISLGVTGGRRTRRSFELVLGAAVGVGVGDVVIHFIGSGHWQVSVVVLAAILAGTFVDKAGSVAIQSANTAVLIATIIPPGSSGALDRMVDALVGGLLGILVLAIVPNSPLKAARREVSTLISKASLVLDDVAAGVEAGDAEAIHEALTAARGTQTSVNAMLSEADGGSEVVALSPIYWTAKRYSKSMTRILVPVDNVMRNTRVLARRAEVLVGDNLTARPELLALIRGISNELGHLGALYAQGGTRGTRQQTREIPDIVRNLQWLGAQAKIELAEGTGLSGTVVLAQCRSIIVDALQVCGYSRDSAMACLAPTVDAPLLPPELHEE encoded by the coding sequence ATGGTTCAACACACTGAAGGGGAGAAATGGTCAGAACCCCTTGACCCTTCGCGCCCCGCTTTAGGTAGGCTGCGGCACTTAGTACGCCGCAGCCCTGGCGTACGCGCAGCGGCCACAAGCCTGCGCCGTGTTGCCCCCATCAAAGCCATAATGCGCGTCCGCGACACAATGATCTTCGCCATCCAGTGTGCCATTGCCGCAGGACTAGCACTGTGGATTGCACAGGATGTGGTTGGCCACAGGCAGGCCTTCTTTGCCCCCATCGCAGCTGTCATTTCTCTTGGCGTGACAGGTGGCCGTAGAACTCGCCGCTCATTTGAACTGGTGCTGGGTGCGGCGGTCGGGGTGGGAGTCGGTGATGTGGTCATTCACTTCATCGGATCCGGCCATTGGCAAGTGTCCGTAGTGGTGCTGGCCGCCATCCTTGCTGGCACATTCGTGGATAAAGCCGGTTCGGTGGCGATCCAATCAGCTAACACCGCGGTTCTCATTGCCACCATCATTCCACCGGGTAGTTCCGGGGCGCTCGATCGCATGGTCGACGCGCTAGTCGGCGGCCTACTCGGCATCCTAGTGTTGGCGATTGTTCCAAACTCACCCCTGAAAGCCGCCAGGCGGGAAGTATCCACCCTGATTTCCAAGGCCTCACTGGTACTCGATGATGTGGCAGCGGGTGTGGAGGCTGGGGACGCGGAAGCGATCCACGAAGCTCTTACAGCCGCGCGAGGAACACAAACATCCGTGAACGCGATGCTCTCTGAAGCAGACGGCGGATCAGAAGTAGTGGCATTGTCCCCGATCTATTGGACGGCCAAACGCTACAGCAAATCCATGACACGCATTCTTGTCCCCGTGGATAACGTCATGCGCAATACGCGCGTGCTCGCTCGCCGAGCCGAAGTGCTTGTTGGTGATAACCTCACCGCGCGTCCAGAACTGTTGGCACTGATACGCGGCATCTCCAATGAGCTTGGTCACTTAGGCGCACTCTATGCGCAGGGAGGGACCCGAGGCACGCGTCAGCAGACTCGAGAGATCCCAGACATTGTGCGTAACCTCCAATGGTTGGGGGCGCAGGCGAAGATTGAACTTGCCGAAGGTACCGGTTTATCTGGCACCGTGGTTCTGGCGCAATGCCGCAGCATTATCGTGGATGCCCTGCAAGTGTGTGGCTACTCGCGTGACTCAGCGATGGCCTGCCTCGCGCCGACGGTGGATGCCCCGCTCCTGCCACCTGAATTGCACGAGGAATAG